The Marinomonas profundi DNA segment TCCTGAATCGGAAGCGGTATTAAAGGCGTCGAATCAAGGGACGCCAGTTATTTTGGATACTGAATCAGAGGCGGGTCTTGCCTACATGGATGCGGTGGATCGTTTGATGGGCGAAGAGCGTCCGTTGCGCTTCTTAGAGGTCCAGAAAAAAGGTTTCATTAAACGTTTGTTAGGGGGTTAGAGTGGGAATTTTTGACTATTTTAAAAGCAAAAGTACGCCTAGCTCCGCGTCCGTTGCTAAGGATAGGCTGCAGATTATTGTGGCTCATGAGCGTAGTAAGCGCCATCAGCCTGATTATCTGCCACAAATGCAGCAAGAAATTATTGATGTGATTCGTAAATACGTCAATATTGGTAATGAAGATGTGCAGATACAGCTTGAAAATACGGATGATTGTTCGGTATTAGAGCTGAATGTGACTTTGCCTGAGCAGAATTAGTTTTTCGTTATAGCCTGCCACGAGACAGCACCCAATAAGATCTTGATCCTATTGGGTGCTTTTTTATACAAAAATAATTAAGAATGATTGTCATTGTTTTACTGATATTTGGCATCGGTGTATTATCCACAACATTCTTTTTTTATTTGAGCTAAATTTAATGCTGCGTTTTTTTCTTGGGGTGATGGCGGTTGCTGCGTTTCTTTCGGCTTGTAGTGAGCCTAAGCAAGTCGTTGTTCATTCAGCTGAAGCAAACAAACCCTCGGTGGATCTCCCTGTTCCTTTAACAGACCCTAAAGCCTTACTTGGCTCGCAATTATTTTTTGATATGAATTTATCGAAACAGCGCAATCAGTCCTGTGGAACCTGTCATGATATTTCCCAAGCTTTTGTTGATAAGAGAACGGATGCTTTGTCTGGTGCGGTGTCGCTAGGCAGTGATGGCCATTCAATGGGCAGCCGCAATACTCCCACAGCGGGTTATGCGGCCTTTTCTCCGGTCTTTCATCAGATGGCAAACGGTGAATATCGTGGTGGCCAATTTTTAGATGGTCGTGCTTCTGGGTTGGCGCAACAAGCTGAAGGGCCTTTTTTAAACCCGTTAGAAATGGCATTGCCCGATGGTGCGGCTGTGATTGAACGGGTAAAAGAAAACGCACGTTATCTTAATTTATTTAATACGCTTTATGGTCAAGACGCTTTGGATGACGCAGAAAAAGGCTATGCCGCCATTACTGATGCGATTGCTATGTTTGAAAAAACGGCTCTGTTTATGCCGTTTGATTCGAAATATGACCGAGCACTACGAGGCGAAGAAACACTGACGCCGGAAGAAGAGCTTGGCAAAACGTTATTTTTTTCGCAGCAGTTTACTAACTGTAATGCCTGTCATCAGTTGAATACCTCACCGCTTAATCGCCAAGAAACCTTTAGCAATTACGAATATCGCAATATCGGTGTGCCAGCTAACCCTGATTTGATGGCACATAATGGTCATAAAAGGGATGTTGGCTTGTTGGATAATCCGACCATTGATGATCCTCTGCAGGCGGGCAAATTCAAAGTCCCGTCGTTGCGTAATGTGGCGGTGACAGGGCCTTATATGCACAATGGCGTTTTTAAAGATCTTCGTACCGTGGTGCTTTTTTATGATAAGTATAATAACCCTACACGCAGTGTTAATCCTGAAACGGATCAGCCGTGGGCAGAGCCTGAGGTGGCGGAGAATATTGATTGGGTGAATTTGCAAAAAGGCCCAGCTTTACCGGATCAAAGAGTAGATGCCATTGTTGCCTTTTTGAAAACGCTGACGGATAAGCGCTATGAGGCATTGCTTAATGCTCGGTAGCTCTTTTAATCCATAATGAAAAAGCACGACGTGTTGCTAATAGGGTAACTCCTTATTGTTTTCATTGATAAAACTGGCGGTCACGCGCAAATTTTATTAAATTGGTGGTTTGGTTTATTTTTCCGCACCCTGTATGTGCTACTTGAATTTGAAGGATTGAGAGAATGAAATATGTTCCACTTGGCCGAACTGGCCTAGATGTTTCGCGCGTATGCTTGGGCACCATGACTTGGGGGACGCAAAACAACCAAGCGGATGCCGATGCACAAATTGAATATGCTTTAGCGAATGGTGTGAATTTTATAGACACCGCTGAAATGTATTCAATTCCACCTAATGCTGAATCCTATGGTAAAACAGAAACCATTATTGGTGATTGGCTTGCACGCAACCCATCCCGTCGTAAAGAGTTTGTACTTGCGACTAAGATTGCAGGCCCGGGCCTCAAATACGTTCGTAATGGCAGTAATATCTCAGGTAAAACAGTGATTGAAGCGGTCGATGCTTCTCTAGCGCGTTTGCAGACAGAGTATATTGACCTTTACCAACTGCATTGGCCAAATCGTACCACGCCGCATTTTGCCAAGCACTTTCCTGGTGTTATCAGCTTTACTGATGTTGATCGTGATGAGCAGTCCGCTCAAATGTTAGATATTTTGCAAGGTTTAGAGACTTGTATTAAAGCCGGTAAGATTCGTCATTTTGGTTTGTCAGATGATACCACTTGGGGGATTAATGAGTTTATTCGTTTGAGTGATCAGCATGGTTTGCCCCGTGTGGCGTCTATCCAAAATGAATTTAGTTTATTGCACACAAAAGACTGGCCTTATTTGGTTGAAAATTGTGTTCATGACGATGTGGCTTACCTTCCTTGGTCACCGCTGGCGGCTGGGGCGTTAACCGGTAAATATCTTGGTGGTGCTCGCCCTGCAGGAAGTCGTTGGACTTATTCGCAGCGTAACGGCATTTTTCGTGATACTCCTCTGGTTGATAAGGCGGTAACGGCTTATATGGAAGTGGCTAAGCAGCATGGTTTTACCCCAGCGCAGTTGGCATTGGCGTGGTGTGATCAAGTGGATGGTGTGAGTTCAACCATTATTGGCGCGACCTCTCTGGATCAGCTAAAAGAGGATATGGCGGCGTTTGATATGACGCTGTCTGAAGAGGCTTTAAAGGATATTATGGCGGTCTTTAAAGAGTACCCTGTGCCATTTTAATCCATAAGCTGGTGGTATTATTATTTAAAAAAAGCGCTTCGGCGCTTTTTTTGTGCCGCGTTGCTTGGCTAAACAATAGAGCTTTATTTTTGGCAATAAAAAACCCGATGCAAACGCATCGGGTTTTTTTAGAAACAGAACTTAGTTAGAACTTAGTTCTTTTCTCTTTCTTTTTTCTCTTTAACCGCTGCGATAACCGTTTCCGCTACGTTAGAAGGACATGGTAGGTAGTGAGAGAACTCCATAGAGAACTGACCACGACCAGATGTCATTGTACGTAGTGTACTGATGTAACCAAACATTTCAGAAAGAGGAACGTCTGCTTTAATGCGAACGCCAGTTAAACCTTTCTCTTGGTCTTTGATCATGCCGCGACGACGGTTTAAGTCACCGATAACGTCACCAACGTGGTCATCTGGAGTGAACACGTCAACTTTCATGATCGGCTCGATCAATTGTGGACCGGCTTTTGGAATTGACTGACGGAAAGCGCCTTTTGCAGCGATTTCGAAGGCAATTGCAGAAGAGTCAACTGCGTGGAATCCACCATCGAACAATTCAACTTCAACGTCTAGTACTGGGAAGCCAGCTAGAACGCCCTGAGTCATCATAGACTTGAAGCCTTTTTCTACTGCAGGGAAGAATTCTTTTGGTACGTTACCGCCCACAACAGAAGAAGTAAATTTGAAGCCAGAACCCACTTCAGCAGGTTTGATACGGTAATCGATTTTACCGAACTGACCAGAACCACCAGACTGTTTCTTGTGAGTATAGGTATCTTCAATGGCCTTAGTGATGGTTTCACGGTAGGCAACCTGTGGTTGGCCTACGATAAGATCTACACCGTAAGTACGTTTCAAGATATCTACTTTGATGTCTAGGTGAAGCTCACCCATACCACGAAGAATGGTTTCACCAGAATCGATGTCTGTCTCAACGCGGAAAGTTGGATCTTCTGCCACCATTTTACCAATCGCAACACCCATTTTCTCGTTACCACCTTTGTCTTTCGGTGTAACAGAAATAGAGATTACAGGCTCAGGGAAAACCATCGCCTCAAGTGTGCAAGGGTGTTTTGGATCACAAAGAGTATGACCTGTCTGTACGTTTTTCATACCAACAATTGCAATGATGTCGCCCGCTTGTGCCGTGCTGATTTCATTACGATCGTTTGCATGCATTTCAACCATGCGGCCCACACGTTCCGTTTTGCCCGTGAAGCTGTTAAGGATAGTGTCGCCTTTGTTCAATACGCCAGAGTAGATACGTACGAAAGTAAGGGCGCCGAAACGGTCATCCATGATTTTAAATGCAAGGGCTTTAAGAGGCTCTTTAGCGTCTACGATTGCCTTCTCACCCGTTGGATTGCCTTCTTCATCTGTAAGATCTTGAGGGTCTACTTCAGTTGGGCTTGGTAGGTAATCAACAACAGCGTCAAGAAGAAGCTGCATGCCTTTGTTTTTAAAAGCAGAGCCACAGTAAGTTGGGAAGAATGCAAGGTCGCGCGTACCTTTACGGATGCAGCGTTTCAGGTCTTCAATAGAAGGCTCTTCGCCATCCATGTAAGCCATCATGACATCGTCATCTTGCTCTACAGACGTTTCAATTAGTTTTTCGCGGTATTCTTCAACAATTTCTTCCATATCCGCTGGAACATCTTCGATACTGTAGTTTTCTGGCAAGCCAGAATCATCCCAGATGTAAGCTTTGCGAGTTAGTAGGTCTACAACGCCACTAAACTCATCTTCAGTACCAATTGGAAGCACCATGATAAGTGGTGTCGCACCTAGTACTT contains these protein-coding regions:
- the minE gene encoding cell division topological specificity factor MinE, with the translated sequence MGIFDYFKSKSTPSSASVAKDRLQIIVAHERSKRHQPDYLPQMQQEIIDVIRKYVNIGNEDVQIQLENTDDCSVLELNVTLPEQN
- a CDS encoding cytochrome-c peroxidase is translated as MLRFFLGVMAVAAFLSACSEPKQVVVHSAEANKPSVDLPVPLTDPKALLGSQLFFDMNLSKQRNQSCGTCHDISQAFVDKRTDALSGAVSLGSDGHSMGSRNTPTAGYAAFSPVFHQMANGEYRGGQFLDGRASGLAQQAEGPFLNPLEMALPDGAAVIERVKENARYLNLFNTLYGQDALDDAEKGYAAITDAIAMFEKTALFMPFDSKYDRALRGEETLTPEEELGKTLFFSQQFTNCNACHQLNTSPLNRQETFSNYEYRNIGVPANPDLMAHNGHKRDVGLLDNPTIDDPLQAGKFKVPSLRNVAVTGPYMHNGVFKDLRTVVLFYDKYNNPTRSVNPETDQPWAEPEVAENIDWVNLQKGPALPDQRVDAIVAFLKTLTDKRYEALLNAR
- a CDS encoding aldo/keto reductase; the protein is MKYVPLGRTGLDVSRVCLGTMTWGTQNNQADADAQIEYALANGVNFIDTAEMYSIPPNAESYGKTETIIGDWLARNPSRRKEFVLATKIAGPGLKYVRNGSNISGKTVIEAVDASLARLQTEYIDLYQLHWPNRTTPHFAKHFPGVISFTDVDRDEQSAQMLDILQGLETCIKAGKIRHFGLSDDTTWGINEFIRLSDQHGLPRVASIQNEFSLLHTKDWPYLVENCVHDDVAYLPWSPLAAGALTGKYLGGARPAGSRWTYSQRNGIFRDTPLVDKAVTAYMEVAKQHGFTPAQLALAWCDQVDGVSSTIIGATSLDQLKEDMAAFDMTLSEEALKDIMAVFKEYPVPF
- the fusA gene encoding elongation factor G, producing MADLSKYRNIGIFAHVDAGKTTTTERILKLTGRIHKLGETHEGESTTDFMEQEAERGITIQSAAVSCFWKDHRFNVIDTPGHVDFTVEVYRSLKVLDGGVGVFCGSGGVEPQSETNWRYANDSEVARLIFVNKLDRLGANFYRVAEQVQKVLGATPLIMVLPIGTEDEFSGVVDLLTRKAYIWDDSGLPENYSIEDVPADMEEIVEEYREKLIETSVEQDDDVMMAYMDGEEPSIEDLKRCIRKGTRDLAFFPTYCGSAFKNKGMQLLLDAVVDYLPSPTEVDPQDLTDEEGNPTGEKAIVDAKEPLKALAFKIMDDRFGALTFVRIYSGVLNKGDTILNSFTGKTERVGRMVEMHANDRNEISTAQAGDIIAIVGMKNVQTGHTLCDPKHPCTLEAMVFPEPVISISVTPKDKGGNEKMGVAIGKMVAEDPTFRVETDIDSGETILRGMGELHLDIKVDILKRTYGVDLIVGQPQVAYRETITKAIEDTYTHKKQSGGSGQFGKIDYRIKPAEVGSGFKFTSSVVGGNVPKEFFPAVEKGFKSMMTQGVLAGFPVLDVEVELFDGGFHAVDSSAIAFEIAAKGAFRQSIPKAGPQLIEPIMKVDVFTPDDHVGDVIGDLNRRRGMIKDQEKGLTGVRIKADVPLSEMFGYISTLRTMTSGRGQFSMEFSHYLPCPSNVAETVIAAVKEKKEREKN